ATTATAAGCATCCTGTTCTTATGAAAGCTCATTTTATCACTGCTGTTAATGCTTTCCTGATCTGGGTTTTCCCGGGAGGATATTTAAAATTTCCTTTCCCGGTCCTTGAAGATATTTAAGTATCCATGGATATAAATGAGAAGTGAAGGTGGTGTGCAATGGAGAGTATTGGGGCCCTCATTGAGGAATACCGGAGAATCACAGACCATGAGATAAGGGCTGAAAGAGATGGTTTAGGTCCCAGGAGACCTGTTAAGGATAATATAGAATTTAAGGACCTTTTTAGTCCGGAGAGGAGGTTCTTCTCCAGTTCTGATGATGATGCCTGTTATGTCTCAAGCTTCCGCATGGGACACTTCAATATTCCTGATATAATCTCAGGTTCAGCGGCCGGTGTCTCCTACATTGGAGGCCTTAACCTTGGAAGGACCATCATCGCTGAGGGCATGGCTAACGACATTAACTCCCTTGCAGATTTCATGCTAGAGCAGAAACTGGGCATCCTTGATGCTGTATCTGAGTGGGAGGAGGATGGATACCTTAGGATGGATGTGAGGGTCTATGAGTGCATTGAATGCTCGGGTCTTCCCAATATAGGACGCCCCATATGCTTCTTTGA
This region of Methanothermobacter thermautotrophicus genomic DNA includes:
- a CDS encoding V4R domain-containing protein; the protein is MESIGALIEEYRRITDHEIRAERDGLGPRRPVKDNIEFKDLFSPERRFFSSSDDDACYVSSFRMGHFNIPDIISGSAAGVSYIGGLNLGRTIIAEGMANDINSLADFMLEQKLGILDAVSEWEEDGYLRMDVRVYECIECSGLPNIGRPICFFEAGIIAGALSEILDCDADAYERRCWTNGYSCCQFDVKARI